GAGGTCTGTCACCGTGTCGATCGACGTACCGCAAACCCCCGAGCAGGTCTACGACTTCCTCGATGTCATGGCCCACCACGAGCGATTCACCGACCACTATCTGACCAACTGGCGCTACAGCGGCCCCGCTCGCGGCATCGGCTCGGGCGCCACCGTCACCGCCGCGCTGGGCGGTACGGAGGCCGACGTCACCATCGAGGTCGTCGAGGCGGAGCCGCCCCGGCGGATCGTCGAGCGGAACATCGGCGCGGCGGGCCGGCGGCGGGCGCACGGCACCTACGACATCGAACCGCTGCCGTCCGGCGACGGGAGCCGGGTCTCGTTCACCTACGCGTGGGTGCGCGCCCCGCTCACCGACCGTCTGCTGGCACCCGCCGTCCGGGCCATGATGCGCCGCGCGAACCGGACGGTCATGCGCCGCCTGGCGGCCGAACTGGCCGGGTCCGGCTCCTGACGCCGGCAGGCTCCGTGAGGTGTCCGGCCCGGTCCCGCGTCAGGAACCCGCCCGTACGAAGGACCTGTGCGCCTCGATGAAGTGGCGTTCGCCCTCCGCCGCCCGGCCGGCCGGGGCTGAGACCCACAGGTCGTACATCCTGCCGCCCTCGTCCCAGCTCAGGTCGTAGGTGTGGCGCGGGCCGCCGTCGCCGGCGCCGCCGTCCCAGGTGAACTCCCAGACGGCGGCGGGGAATCCGTTGTGCGTGGTCTCGCGCACCGAGCCGTTCCGGTAGCCGGGGTAGTCCGACGGGCCGCTCTCGTGCGCCGCCCGCATCACCGCGACCGGGCCGTTCGGGTCCAGCGGCTGGGGGTGGACACCGATACGGAAGGCGTTGTCCGGGGAGTTGTAGAACACGCGGGGCGGTTCGTTGGAGCGCACGAAACCGGTGGGCGCCGCCATCGTGAAGCCGGCCGGGTCGGAGACCGTCCGATAGCCCTTGGGGGCCGTTCCGGCGGGGGGCTCGGCGTCCTTGGAGGCCTTGTTGGAGGGCGCGGGGGTGGCCTTGCCGGTGTCGTCGGCGAGCGGTTCGGGCTTGTCGGAAGCCTTCTCCGTCGCCTCCTCGGACTGCTTCTCCCGCACCTTGTCCGCGGGACCGCCGCCCTCCGTCACCTCCGTCCCCGAGGCGGAGTCGTCCCTCGTCATGACCCACGCGCCGGTGCCGCCCACCGCCAGGACGGTGACCAGGGCGCCGGCGAGCAGCGCCGTACGGACCCGGGGACGCGCCGGCGGCGCGGCGGTGGCGCCGAACACGACCGGGTCGCCGGAAGGCCGCGGCGCACCGGACTCGCGGGCGACCGGCGTGTGGGCCACGGTGGGCAGCCGCTCCTCCGCGAGGAAGCCGCGCAGCGCCCGCTCCGC
This window of the Streptomyces niveus genome carries:
- a CDS encoding SRPBCC family protein, whose amino-acid sequence is MRSVTVSIDVPQTPEQVYDFLDVMAHHERFTDHYLTNWRYSGPARGIGSGATVTAALGGTEADVTIEVVEAEPPRRIVERNIGAAGRRRAHGTYDIEPLPSGDGSRVSFTYAWVRAPLTDRLLAPAVRAMMRRANRTVMRRLAAELAGSGS
- a CDS encoding serine/threonine-protein kinase yields the protein MASHGDLIAGRYRITTPLGRGGMGTVWRADDELLGRAVAVKELHIAAGLSAAEAENRRGRTLREARSVAQVKHPGVLVLHDIVQHDEQPWLVMELIDGCSLADRITEEGPVPPAEAARIGLALLAALRAAHTAGVLHRDIKPANVLLEAATGRVVLSDFGIAQVDGQATLTETGAFVGSPEYTAPERMSGKRTGPESDLWSLGVLLCAAVEGASPFRRDSVAGVLHAVVIDEIKVPESAGPLLPVLNGLLERDPGRRLGTDEAERALRGFLAEERLPTVAHTPVARESGAPRPSGDPVVFGATAAPPARPRVRTALLAGALVTVLAVGGTGAWVMTRDDSASGTEVTEGGGPADKVREKQSEEATEKASDKPEPLADDTGKATPAPSNKASKDAEPPAGTAPKGYRTVSDPAGFTMAAPTGFVRSNEPPRVFYNSPDNAFRIGVHPQPLDPNGPVAVMRAAHESGPSDYPGYRNGSVRETTHNGFPAAVWEFTWDGGAGDGGPRHTYDLSWDEGGRMYDLWVSAPAGRAAEGERHFIEAHRSFVRAGS